One Phenylobacterium hankyongense DNA segment encodes these proteins:
- a CDS encoding CocE/NonD family hydrolase, with product MSKAPLRVALALAALALSFAAAGAQTPPMTPDIPPKFEFPRGAYDYVKRTVMIPMRDGVKLYTVIVMPKGAKDAPILLTRTPYNARKRAERTLSPHIDATLAQMDEDFVRDGYIRVYQDIRGKYGSEGEYVVTRPVIGPLNHTKVDHATDAYDTIDWLVKNLPESNGRVGMIGSSYDGFTTAMALINPHPALKAAAPQSPMVDGWMGDDWFHYGAFRQVNLDYFSEQMSARGEGSSIPREGFDDYENFRRAGSAGDFARAAGLDQIPFWRKLSEHPAYDAFWQEQALDRILAKQPLKVPTMWIGTLFDQEDMWGAVHAYAATEPKDAANDMNFLVLGPWRHSGVNYEQRTLGALKLPGDTATQFRREVLKPFFDARLKTNGPKADTPPVFIFQTGTDQWQRLQRWPPACESGCAASMKPLYLQPGQGLGFAPPPASAPAFDEYVSDPAKPVPYVRRPVRSDDADQWRYWLETDQRHVDGRPDVLTYVSPPLTAPVQVSGAPIVNLFASTSGTDSDWVVKLIDVYPDTVPSQPEMGGYELGVAMDIFRGRYRESFEHPTAIPANAVEKYRFVMPTTNHVFLPGHRIMVQVQSSWFPLYDRNPQTFVPNIFFARPADYVKATQRVYHSGPQASAVELPVVAP from the coding sequence ATGTCGAAAGCCCCGCTGCGCGTCGCGCTCGCCCTGGCCGCGCTGGCCCTCTCGTTCGCCGCGGCCGGCGCCCAGACGCCGCCGATGACGCCGGACATTCCGCCGAAGTTCGAGTTCCCGCGCGGCGCCTACGACTACGTCAAGCGCACGGTGATGATCCCGATGCGCGACGGCGTGAAGCTCTACACCGTCATTGTCATGCCGAAGGGGGCGAAGGATGCGCCGATCCTGCTGACGCGCACGCCCTACAACGCCAGGAAGCGGGCCGAGCGCACCCTGTCGCCGCACATCGACGCCACCCTGGCGCAGATGGACGAGGACTTCGTCAGGGACGGCTACATCCGCGTCTACCAGGACATCCGCGGCAAGTACGGCTCGGAGGGCGAGTACGTCGTCACCCGGCCGGTGATCGGGCCGCTGAACCACACCAAGGTCGACCACGCGACCGACGCCTACGACACCATCGACTGGCTGGTGAAGAACCTGCCGGAGTCCAACGGCCGCGTCGGCATGATCGGCTCGTCCTACGACGGCTTCACCACCGCCATGGCGCTGATCAACCCGCACCCGGCGCTGAAGGCCGCAGCCCCGCAGAGCCCGATGGTCGACGGCTGGATGGGCGACGACTGGTTCCACTACGGCGCCTTTCGGCAGGTGAACCTCGACTACTTCTCCGAGCAGATGAGCGCCCGCGGCGAGGGCTCCTCGATCCCGCGCGAGGGCTTCGACGACTACGAGAACTTCCGCCGCGCCGGCTCGGCCGGCGACTTCGCCCGCGCCGCCGGCCTCGACCAGATCCCCTTCTGGCGCAAGCTCAGCGAGCACCCCGCCTACGACGCCTTCTGGCAGGAGCAGGCGCTCGACAGGATCCTCGCCAAGCAGCCGCTGAAGGTGCCGACCATGTGGATCGGCACCCTGTTCGACCAGGAGGACATGTGGGGCGCCGTCCACGCCTACGCGGCCACCGAGCCCAAGGACGCGGCCAACGACATGAACTTCCTGGTGCTCGGCCCCTGGCGCCACTCCGGCGTCAACTACGAGCAGCGCACCCTCGGCGCCCTGAAGCTGCCCGGCGACACCGCCACCCAGTTCCGCCGCGAGGTGCTGAAGCCGTTCTTCGACGCGCGGCTGAAGACCAACGGCCCCAAGGCCGACACCCCGCCGGTGTTCATCTTCCAGACCGGAACCGACCAGTGGCAGCGCCTCCAGCGTTGGCCGCCGGCCTGCGAAAGCGGCTGCGCGGCGAGCATGAAGCCGCTCTACCTGCAGCCCGGCCAGGGCCTGGGCTTCGCGCCGCCGCCCGCCTCCGCGCCGGCGTTCGACGAGTACGTCTCCGATCCCGCCAAGCCCGTGCCCTATGTGCGCCGGCCGGTGCGCTCGGACGACGCCGACCAGTGGCGCTACTGGCTGGAGACCGACCAGCGGCACGTGGACGGCCGCCCCGACGTGCTGACCTATGTCTCGCCGCCGCTGACCGCGCCGGTGCAGGTCTCCGGCGCGCCGATCGTCAACCTGTTCGCCTCCACCAGCGGCACGGACTCCGACTGGGTGGTGAAGCTGATCGACGTCTATCCCGACACCGTGCCCTCGCAGCCGGAGATGGGCGGCTATGAACTGGGCGTGGCCATGGACATCTTCCGCGGCCGCTACCGCGAGAGCTTCGAGCACCCCACCGCCATCCCCGCCAACGCGGTGGAGAAGTACCGGTTCGTGATGCCGACCACGAACCACGTCTTCCTCCCAGGCCACCGGATCATGGTGCAGGTTCAGTCGAGCTGGTTCCCGCTCTACGACCGCAACCCGCAGACCTTCGTGCCCAACATCTTCTTCGCCAGGCCGGCGGACTACGTGAAGGCCACCCAGCGGGTCTACCACTCAGGCCCGCAGGCGAGCGCCGTCGAGCTGCCGGTGGTGGCGCCCTGA
- the purS gene encoding phosphoribosylformylglycinamidine synthase subunit PurS, whose translation MRAKVHVFLKPGVLDVQGKAVEQALHGLGWGGVEHVRVGRTIEFDLAAQDPAAAEAEVKAMCDKLLANTVIESYRVEVA comes from the coding sequence GTGCGCGCCAAGGTCCACGTCTTCCTCAAGCCCGGCGTCCTCGACGTGCAGGGCAAGGCCGTCGAGCAGGCGCTGCATGGCCTTGGCTGGGGCGGCGTCGAGCACGTCCGCGTCGGCCGCACCATCGAGTTCGACCTGGCCGCCCAGGACCCCGCCGCCGCCGAGGCGGAGGTGAAGGCCATGTGCGACAAGCTGTTGGCCAACACGGTGATCGAGAGCTACCGCGTGGAGGTGGCGTGA
- a CDS encoding TonB-dependent receptor domain-containing protein, with protein sequence MKHHLTGAASVLALLTACAAGAAHAQTPPPGEASVSEVVVTGSRIRTSPLERDQPVIQIGQEDVAKSGLTSTVDVLQRIPSAGGGLNSKFNNSGNFGNPPDGGGVGAGSAEIDLRYLGSRRVLVLVDGLRWVSGAAASGVPGAVDLNTIPTAMISRTEILQQGASSIYGSDAIAGVVNIITKDRQDGFQASAQLGKFGEGDGFGQDYNVSWGVGQDRAHVVLGGGYFKQDPVLANDRDISRYPNPYATSCLAGGCSSGTPLGRFLVHDPNTGQDLDLTLRQALQPGQRPVYIPSDPTSAAGSFKPFTTADAFDFQPYNYILIPTERVSLFGSVTQEFSDKLRLRVRASYVQRKSANQAAPLPLFVGPDAGNGNLLDTVSIDASNPYNPFGYTLQPGTLSAVLRRMIEAGPRHYEQTVDTWNVTGTLAGEFDVGGRTWAWDANAVFSRNHAQQTFTGNVNSARVQQALGPVSQCTGACVPLNLFGGVGTITPAMLSFIGFTQQDTSQQELRDYTLNLTGDLIDLPAGPLAFAAGLERRETEGFFQPDPIVAAGLSSDIPAQPARGSIQVNEAYGELRAPLLKDLPLVHRLEASVAGRWFDYSTSGRDSTYQAGLLWRPIEDVLVRVAWGQGFRAPSIGELYGAASRFDQEVVDPCSNLNGSGASATVRANCLAQGVPANGSYVQLNPQLPVITSGNTALKPETSESWTYSAVWQPAWLKTVSWASGGSAEIVYSDIQLDNAIQAQSGETLLGRCAQTGDPLACSTITRTASGAVSAITNPLINIGGIKTRSVDLNLTWVAPESSLGRFTVRSYTTRLLEFTESVPTSTGLTPITREGTERGSPDQAYPKTKSNLIVDWDRGSWGATVTARYISSVVEAQNQNKLDSRTYLDAQVRWTPSFLDSWSVAVGVNNLLDKDPPGCISCGLNNYDPNAYDAPGRFFYFRLSYRQ encoded by the coding sequence ATGAAACACCACCTGACAGGCGCCGCCTCCGTGCTCGCCCTGCTGACCGCCTGTGCGGCCGGCGCAGCCCATGCCCAGACCCCGCCTCCAGGGGAGGCCAGCGTTTCCGAGGTCGTGGTCACCGGCTCGCGCATCCGCACCAGCCCGCTCGAACGCGACCAGCCCGTGATCCAGATCGGCCAGGAGGACGTGGCCAAGTCCGGCCTCACCTCCACCGTCGACGTGCTGCAGCGGATCCCGTCCGCCGGCGGCGGCCTGAACTCGAAGTTCAACAACTCCGGCAACTTCGGCAATCCGCCGGACGGCGGCGGCGTCGGCGCGGGCTCGGCGGAGATCGACCTGCGCTACCTCGGCTCGCGCCGGGTGCTGGTGCTGGTCGACGGCCTGCGCTGGGTCTCCGGCGCCGCGGCCTCCGGCGTGCCGGGCGCGGTGGACCTGAACACCATCCCGACGGCGATGATCAGCCGCACCGAGATCCTGCAGCAGGGCGCCTCGTCGATCTACGGCTCCGACGCCATCGCCGGCGTCGTCAACATTATCACCAAGGACCGCCAGGACGGCTTCCAGGCCTCGGCCCAGCTCGGGAAGTTCGGCGAGGGCGACGGCTTTGGCCAGGACTACAACGTCTCCTGGGGCGTCGGGCAGGACCGCGCCCACGTCGTGCTCGGCGGCGGCTACTTCAAGCAGGATCCGGTGCTCGCCAACGACCGCGACATCTCCCGCTATCCCAACCCCTACGCCACCTCCTGCCTGGCCGGCGGCTGCTCCTCCGGCACTCCGCTCGGGCGGTTCCTGGTCCATGACCCGAACACCGGGCAGGACCTCGACCTGACGCTGCGCCAGGCGCTGCAGCCCGGCCAGCGGCCGGTCTACATCCCCAGCGATCCCACCAGCGCGGCGGGCAGCTTCAAGCCGTTCACCACCGCCGACGCCTTCGACTTCCAGCCCTACAACTACATCCTGATCCCGACCGAGCGGGTCAGCCTGTTCGGCTCGGTCACCCAGGAGTTCTCCGACAAGCTGCGCCTGCGGGTGAGGGCCAGCTACGTGCAGCGCAAATCGGCCAACCAGGCCGCGCCGCTGCCGCTGTTCGTGGGCCCCGACGCCGGCAACGGCAACCTGCTCGACACCGTGTCGATCGATGCGAGCAACCCCTACAACCCCTTCGGCTACACCCTGCAACCCGGCACCCTGTCCGCGGTGCTGCGCCGGATGATCGAGGCCGGCCCGCGGCACTACGAGCAGACCGTCGACACCTGGAACGTCACCGGCACCCTGGCCGGCGAGTTCGACGTCGGCGGCAGGACCTGGGCGTGGGACGCCAACGCGGTGTTCTCGCGCAACCATGCCCAGCAGACCTTCACCGGCAACGTCAACTCCGCGCGGGTGCAGCAGGCGCTCGGCCCGGTATCGCAGTGCACCGGCGCCTGCGTGCCGCTGAACCTGTTCGGCGGCGTCGGCACCATCACCCCGGCCATGCTGAGCTTCATCGGCTTCACCCAGCAGGACACCTCGCAGCAGGAACTGCGGGACTACACCCTCAACCTCACCGGCGACCTGATCGACCTGCCGGCCGGACCGCTGGCCTTCGCCGCCGGCCTGGAGCGGCGCGAGACCGAGGGCTTCTTCCAGCCCGACCCGATCGTCGCCGCCGGCCTCTCCTCCGACATCCCCGCCCAGCCGGCGCGGGGCTCGATCCAGGTTAATGAGGCCTACGGCGAGTTGCGCGCGCCGTTGCTCAAGGACCTGCCGCTGGTCCACCGGCTGGAGGCCTCGGTCGCCGGCCGCTGGTTCGACTATTCGACCTCCGGGCGCGACTCCACCTACCAGGCCGGGCTGCTCTGGCGGCCCATCGAGGACGTGCTGGTCCGCGTCGCCTGGGGCCAGGGCTTCCGGGCGCCGAGCATCGGCGAGCTCTACGGCGCGGCCTCGCGCTTCGACCAGGAGGTCGTCGACCCCTGCTCCAACCTCAACGGCTCAGGGGCCAGCGCCACGGTGCGGGCCAACTGCCTCGCCCAGGGGGTGCCGGCCAACGGCAGCTACGTCCAGCTCAACCCGCAGCTGCCGGTCATCACCAGCGGCAACACCGCGCTGAAGCCGGAGACCAGCGAGAGCTGGACCTATAGCGCGGTGTGGCAGCCGGCCTGGCTGAAGACCGTCAGCTGGGCCAGCGGCGGCTCGGCGGAGATCGTCTACTCGGACATCCAGCTCGACAACGCCATCCAGGCGCAGAGCGGCGAGACCCTGCTGGGCCGCTGCGCCCAGACCGGCGACCCGCTGGCCTGCAGCACCATCACCCGGACCGCCTCCGGCGCGGTGTCGGCGATCACCAACCCGCTGATCAACATCGGCGGCATCAAGACCCGCTCGGTGGACCTCAACCTGACCTGGGTCGCCCCGGAGAGCAGCCTCGGCCGGTTCACGGTGCGCTCCTACACGACGCGCCTGCTGGAGTTCACCGAGAGCGTACCGACCTCCACGGGCCTGACGCCGATCACCCGCGAGGGCACGGAGCGCGGCAGCCCCGACCAGGCCTATCCGAAGACCAAGTCCAACCTGATCGTCGACTGGGACCGCGGCAGCTGGGGGGCCACGGTCACGGCCCGCTACATCTCCTCGGTGGTCGAGGCCCAGAACCAGAACAAGCTGGATTCCCGCACCTACCTCGACGCGCAGGTGCGCTGGACCCCGAGCTTCCTGGACTCCTGGAGCGTGGCCGTCGGGGTCAACAACCTGCTGGATAAGGATCCGCCGGGCTGCATCAGCTGCGGCCTCAACAACTACGACCCGAACGCCTACGACGCGCCGGGCCGGTTCTTCTACTTCCGCCTGAGCTATCGCCAGTAG
- the purC gene encoding phosphoribosylaminoimidazolesuccinocarboxamide synthase produces MTRRKKIYEGKAKILYEGPEPGTLIQYFKDDTTAFDATKKAVLEGKGVINNRISEYIMTRLGSIGVQTHFIKRLNLREQLIREVEIIPLEVVCRNVAAGSLSTRFGMPEGQALPRSIIEFYLKDDKLHDPMVAEEHITAFNWASTQEIDDMMALTLRVNDFLTGMFGAVGITLVDFKIEFGRIWENDFARIILADEISPDSCRLWDAQTNEKLDKDRFRRDLGNVIESYTEVARRLGIMKEMPTVIQGGLH; encoded by the coding sequence ATGACCCGTCGTAAGAAGATCTACGAGGGCAAGGCCAAGATCCTCTACGAAGGTCCCGAGCCCGGCACTCTGATCCAGTATTTCAAGGATGACACCACGGCTTTCGACGCCACCAAAAAGGCGGTGCTCGAGGGCAAGGGCGTGATCAACAACCGCATCAGCGAATACATCATGACGCGGCTGGGCTCGATCGGCGTCCAGACCCACTTCATCAAGCGGCTGAACCTGCGCGAGCAGCTGATCCGCGAGGTCGAGATCATCCCGCTGGAGGTGGTCTGCCGCAACGTCGCGGCCGGTTCGCTGTCGACGCGCTTCGGCATGCCCGAAGGTCAGGCCCTGCCGCGTTCGATCATCGAGTTCTACCTGAAGGACGACAAGCTCCACGACCCGATGGTCGCCGAGGAGCACATCACCGCCTTCAACTGGGCCTCGACCCAGGAGATCGACGACATGATGGCGCTCACCCTGCGGGTGAACGACTTCCTGACGGGCATGTTCGGCGCGGTCGGCATCACCCTCGTCGACTTCAAGATCGAGTTCGGCCGCATCTGGGAGAACGACTTCGCCCGGATCATCCTGGCCGACGAGATCAGCCCCGACAGCTGCCGCCTGTGGGACGCCCAGACCAACGAGAAGCTGGACAAGGACCGCTTCCGCCGCGACCTCGGCAACGTCATCGAGAGCTACACCGAAGTGGCCCGCCGGCTCGGAATCATGAAGGAGATGCCGACCGTCATTCAGGGAGGCCTCCACTAG
- the purL gene encoding phosphoribosylformylglycinamidine synthase subunit PurL — MSAAPSKTLAESAAEFGLKPEEYDLIVRRLNREPNLVELGIFSVMWSEHCSYKSSRKHLAKFPTTGPRVICGPGENAGVVDIGDGQACIFKMESHNHPSFIEPYQGAATGVGGIMRDVFTMGARPIALLNALRFGDPSHPKTRRLVSGVVSGIGGYGNCVGVPTVAGETNFHRGYDGNILVNAMCVGLADADKIFYSAAPSAGLPVVYFGSKTGRDGIHGATMASQEFDDASDEKRPTVQVGDPFAEKLLIEATLELMASGAVAAIQDMGAAGLTSSSVEMAGKGGVGIELDLDAVPQREDGMSAYEMMLSESQERMLAILKPGREADGERIFAKWGLDAATIGRTTDTGHMVLKHKGQVVADVPLAPLFDDAPLYDRPWVAPTAQPRIEPAAVPAPKDYAEAILKLMAAPDMASKRWLWEQYDRHVMADTLDDSSTGADAGIVRVHGTGKALAVTSDVTPRYVQNDPYEGGKQAVAEAWRNLTAVGADPIAITDNLNFGNPERPEIMGQIVRCIDGMAEACRELDFPVVSGNVSLYNETNGAAIPPTPTVGAVGLLADSTQRADFAGARPGDTLVLIGETKGELGASMYLRELLGREDGAPPPVDLALERRTGDLVRGLILAGKTPVVHDLSDGGLIAAAAEMALASRTGLSLRVNSDAHAHILLFAEDQARYLVAVADPKAVLDAAAAAGVHASVIGQVGGDSLSAPGLFDLPMSRLRQAHEGWMPGYMGA, encoded by the coding sequence ATGAGCGCCGCGCCTTCCAAAACCCTGGCCGAATCGGCCGCCGAATTCGGGCTGAAACCGGAGGAGTACGACCTGATCGTACGCCGGCTGAACCGTGAGCCGAACCTGGTCGAGCTCGGCATCTTTTCGGTGATGTGGTCGGAGCACTGCTCCTACAAGTCCAGCCGCAAGCACCTGGCCAAGTTCCCCACCACCGGCCCGCGCGTGATCTGCGGCCCGGGCGAGAACGCCGGCGTCGTCGACATCGGCGACGGCCAGGCCTGCATCTTCAAGATGGAGAGCCACAACCACCCCTCGTTCATCGAGCCCTACCAGGGCGCGGCGACCGGCGTCGGCGGCATCATGCGCGACGTCTTCACCATGGGGGCGCGGCCGATCGCCCTGCTCAACGCCCTCCGGTTCGGCGATCCCAGCCATCCGAAGACCAGGCGGCTGGTGTCCGGCGTGGTCTCCGGCATCGGCGGCTACGGCAACTGCGTCGGCGTGCCCACCGTCGCCGGCGAGACCAACTTCCACCGCGGCTACGACGGCAACATCCTGGTCAACGCCATGTGCGTGGGCCTGGCCGACGCCGACAAGATCTTCTACTCGGCCGCGCCGTCGGCGGGCCTGCCGGTGGTCTATTTCGGCTCCAAGACCGGCCGCGACGGCATCCATGGGGCGACCATGGCCAGCCAGGAGTTCGACGACGCCTCCGACGAGAAGCGCCCGACCGTCCAGGTCGGCGACCCGTTCGCCGAGAAGCTGCTGATCGAGGCGACGCTGGAGCTGATGGCGTCGGGCGCCGTCGCCGCCATCCAGGACATGGGCGCGGCCGGCCTGACCTCCTCCTCGGTGGAGATGGCCGGCAAGGGCGGCGTCGGCATCGAGCTCGACCTCGACGCCGTGCCCCAGCGCGAAGACGGCATGAGCGCCTACGAGATGATGCTGTCGGAGAGCCAGGAGCGGATGCTGGCCATTCTCAAGCCCGGCCGCGAGGCCGACGGCGAGCGGATCTTCGCCAAGTGGGGCCTCGACGCCGCCACCATCGGGCGCACCACCGACACCGGCCACATGGTGCTCAAGCACAAGGGCCAGGTGGTGGCCGACGTGCCGCTCGCGCCGCTGTTCGACGACGCCCCGCTCTACGACCGGCCGTGGGTCGCGCCGACGGCGCAGCCGCGGATCGAGCCCGCCGCCGTTCCGGCGCCCAAGGACTACGCCGAAGCCATCCTGAAGCTGATGGCGGCCCCCGACATGGCCTCCAAGCGCTGGCTCTGGGAGCAGTACGACCGCCACGTGATGGCCGACACGCTGGACGACTCCTCCACCGGCGCCGACGCCGGCATCGTGCGCGTGCACGGGACCGGCAAGGCGCTGGCCGTCACCTCCGACGTCACCCCGCGCTACGTCCAGAACGACCCCTACGAGGGCGGCAAGCAGGCGGTCGCCGAGGCCTGGCGCAACCTCACCGCCGTGGGCGCCGACCCGATCGCCATCACCGACAACCTGAACTTCGGCAATCCCGAGCGGCCGGAGATCATGGGCCAGATCGTCCGCTGCATCGACGGCATGGCCGAGGCCTGCCGCGAGCTGGACTTCCCGGTCGTGAGCGGCAACGTCAGCCTCTACAACGAGACCAACGGCGCGGCCATTCCGCCGACCCCGACGGTCGGCGCCGTGGGCCTCTTGGCCGACTCCACGCAGCGGGCGGACTTCGCCGGCGCCAGGCCCGGCGACACCCTGGTGCTGATCGGCGAGACCAAGGGCGAGCTCGGCGCGTCCATGTACCTGCGCGAGCTGCTCGGCCGCGAGGACGGCGCCCCGCCGCCGGTCGACCTGGCCCTGGAGCGCCGCACCGGCGACCTGGTCCGCGGCCTGATCCTCGCCGGCAAGACCCCCGTCGTGCACGACCTCTCCGACGGCGGCCTGATCGCCGCGGCGGCTGAGATGGCGCTGGCGTCGCGCACCGGCCTTAGCCTGCGGGTCAACTCCGACGCCCACGCCCACATCCTGCTGTTCGCCGAGGACCAGGCCCGCTACCTGGTCGCCGTCGCCGATCCCAAGGCGGTTCTGGACGCCGCCGCCGCGGCCGGGGTCCACGCCTCGGTCATCGGCCAAGTGGGCGGCGACAGCTTGTCGGCCCCCGGCCTGTTCGACCTGCCCATGAGCCGCCTGCGCCAGGCCCACGAGGGCTGGATGCCCGGCTACATGGGCGCCTGA
- a CDS encoding DUF1476 domain-containing protein, translating to MTTFDDREQGFEKKFALDQEQEFKASARRNRALGEWAAGLMGLQDKHVAEYAQAVVKSDFEQPGEDDVLRKVFEDLKGAGVTITEGEVRMKMAELLAQARESVRSGS from the coding sequence ATGACCACCTTTGACGACCGTGAACAGGGTTTCGAGAAGAAGTTCGCGCTCGATCAGGAGCAGGAATTCAAGGCCTCTGCGCGCCGTAACCGCGCCTTGGGCGAGTGGGCGGCCGGCCTGATGGGTCTGCAGGACAAGCATGTCGCCGAGTACGCTCAGGCGGTGGTGAAGTCCGACTTCGAACAACCCGGCGAGGACGACGTGCTGCGCAAGGTCTTCGAAGACCTCAAGGGCGCCGGCGTCACGATCACCGAGGGCGAAGTCCGCATGAAGATGGCCGAACTGCTGGCCCAGGCCCGCGAAAGCGTCCGCTCGGGCTCCTGA
- the purQ gene encoding phosphoribosylformylglycinamidine synthase subunit PurQ, whose product MKAAVIVFPGSNCDRDCKVAIERSTGASVDMVWHGDTALPAGIDLIVLPGGFSYGDYLRCGAMAALSPIMAEVKAAAERGVATVGICNGFQVLCEAGMLPGALLRNERLKYVCKPVELEVTNAQTRFTAGYKGRREVAMTVGNGEGNFFADETTLDRLEGEGQVVFRYLENPNGSARNIAGIVNTGGNVLGLMPHPDRAFEAELGSADGALLFQSALASA is encoded by the coding sequence ATGAAAGCCGCCGTCATCGTCTTCCCCGGCTCCAACTGCGACCGCGACTGCAAGGTCGCCATCGAGCGCTCCACGGGCGCCTCGGTGGACATGGTCTGGCACGGCGACACCGCCCTGCCTGCCGGCATCGACCTGATCGTCCTGCCGGGCGGCTTCTCCTACGGCGACTACCTGCGCTGCGGGGCCATGGCCGCGCTGTCGCCGATCATGGCCGAGGTGAAGGCCGCCGCCGAGCGCGGGGTGGCGACGGTCGGCATCTGCAACGGCTTCCAGGTCCTCTGCGAGGCCGGCATGCTGCCCGGCGCCCTGCTGCGCAACGAGCGCCTGAAATACGTCTGCAAGCCGGTGGAGCTGGAGGTCACCAACGCCCAGACCCGCTTCACCGCCGGCTACAAGGGCCGCCGCGAAGTGGCGATGACGGTCGGCAACGGCGAGGGCAACTTCTTCGCCGACGAGACGACCCTCGACCGGCTGGAAGGCGAGGGCCAGGTGGTGTTCCGCTACCTGGAGAACCCCAACGGCTCGGCCCGCAACATCGCCGGGATCGTCAACACCGGCGGCAACGTGCTCGGCCTGATGCCGCACCCCGACCGGGCCTTCGAGGCGGAGCTCGGCTCGGCCGACGGCGCCCTCCTCTTCCAGAGCGCGCTCGCCAGCGCCTGA
- the purB gene encoding adenylosuccinate lyase → MIPRYARKEAADIWAPQTRFQIMFEIEAHAADAMADLGVIPKEAAKVIWEKGRDALWDAERIDEIEREVKHDVIAFLTHVTEIVGPEARFLHQGMTSSDVNDTTLAVQLVRATDLLLEDVDLVLAALQRRAFEHKLTPTVGRSHGIHAEPTTFGVKLAGHYAEFQRAKERLAMAKFEIATCAISGAVGTFANVAPQVEAYVAGKLGLAVEPVSTQVIPRDRHAAYFAALAVVASSIERLAVEIRHLQRTEVLEAEEPFDPGQKGSSAMPHKRNPILTENLTGLARLVRSAVVPALENVALWHERDISHSSVERGIAPDTTIHLDFALRRLASVVERLVVYPENMLKNLDRLGGLVHSQRVLLALTQKGVAREVAYAAVQRNSMKVWRGEGNFLDLLKADPDVTLTEAELAELFDLGYHFKNVDVIFGRVFGEQALAAARAAE, encoded by the coding sequence ATGATCCCCCGCTACGCCCGCAAGGAAGCCGCCGACATCTGGGCGCCGCAAACGCGCTTTCAGATCATGTTCGAGATCGAGGCCCACGCGGCCGACGCCATGGCCGATCTCGGCGTCATCCCCAAGGAAGCCGCCAAGGTGATCTGGGAGAAGGGCCGCGACGCCCTCTGGGACGCCGAGCGCATCGATGAGATCGAGCGCGAGGTGAAGCACGACGTCATCGCCTTCCTCACCCACGTCACCGAGATCGTCGGTCCCGAGGCCCGCTTCCTGCACCAGGGGATGACCTCCTCCGACGTCAACGACACCACGCTGGCCGTGCAACTGGTCCGCGCCACCGATCTGCTGCTCGAGGACGTCGACCTGGTGCTCGCCGCCCTGCAGCGCCGGGCCTTCGAGCACAAGCTGACCCCCACCGTCGGCCGCAGCCACGGCATCCACGCCGAGCCCACCACCTTCGGCGTCAAGCTGGCCGGCCACTACGCCGAGTTCCAGCGCGCCAAGGAACGGCTGGCGATGGCCAAGTTCGAGATCGCCACCTGCGCCATCTCCGGCGCGGTCGGCACCTTCGCCAACGTCGCCCCGCAGGTGGAAGCCTATGTGGCCGGCAAGCTGGGCCTGGCGGTGGAGCCGGTCTCCACCCAGGTGATCCCGCGCGACCGGCACGCCGCCTATTTCGCGGCGCTGGCCGTGGTCGCCTCCTCCATCGAGCGGCTGGCGGTGGAGATCCGCCACCTGCAACGCACCGAGGTGCTGGAAGCCGAAGAGCCGTTCGATCCCGGCCAGAAGGGGTCGAGCGCCATGCCGCACAAGCGCAACCCCATCCTCACCGAGAACCTGACGGGCCTGGCGCGGCTGGTCCGCTCGGCGGTGGTCCCGGCGCTGGAGAACGTGGCGCTGTGGCACGAGCGCGACATCAGCCACTCCTCCGTCGAGCGCGGCATCGCGCCCGACACCACCATCCACCTCGACTTCGCCCTGCGCCGGCTGGCCTCGGTGGTCGAGCGCCTGGTGGTCTATCCGGAGAACATGCTGAAGAACCTCGACCGCCTCGGCGGCCTGGTGCACTCCCAGCGGGTGCTGCTGGCGCTGACCCAGAAGGGCGTCGCTCGCGAGGTCGCCTATGCGGCCGTTCAGCGCAACTCGATGAAGGTCTGGCGCGGCGAGGGCAATTTCCTCGACCTGCTGAAGGCCGATCCGGACGTGACCCTGACCGAGGCCGAGCTCGCCGAGCTCTTCGACCTCGGCTACCACTTCAAGAATGTGGACGTGATCTTCGGGCGGGTGTTCGGCGAACAGGCCTTGGCCGCCGCCAGGGCCGCGGAGTAG